In one Macrobrachium rosenbergii isolate ZJJX-2024 chromosome 53, ASM4041242v1, whole genome shotgun sequence genomic region, the following are encoded:
- the LOC136834342 gene encoding uncharacterized protein isoform X2: protein MKKNLLKSDSERSSISPSQVLSLHADKAGPNEGSYVSWECPDTPQSQKFAASKDRGSETGTPLYSFIDDPDPANFHSLDSKMTSTAQSVRNPTGGFQFGSCNSEASFAFENAFQNTDPFSPCAENVVSLSFSSLPSPEELEMKTPHSGNNQSPALGGSSEDTGKKISPPKLAFVFPSPNKNKPSTQGPVMTTFSKSENVKENEDNSPLPLVTPTESQDSSVSHHTPSIWVTNVRGSSHNLLGGNAKKENSPRRIQSWTGEPTPAAETKSRMKQYERRAQSESVYPPEESNTKSYTFHPSPFSSNEKRARSFDTSNTTMHMLHSPSPNYFATEDLYYNHDKTDYERKLDRKERIGWCLIIFGVAILISAVIAILVIELPAHDFEEEEFEPDSKSFFDYMENVQEDVLSTLR from the exons ATGAAGAAAAATCTGTTGAAGTCAGACTCTGAACGCAGTAGTATTTCACCATCACAAGTATTGTCACTACATGCCGATAAAGCAGGCCCTAATGAAGGGTCTTATGTAAG TTGGGAATGCCCTGATACTCCTCAGTCCCAGAAATTTGCAGCATCAAAGGACAGAGGTTCAGAAACTGGAACCCCtctctattcatttattgatGACCCAGACCCTGCTAATTTTCATTCTCTGGATTCTAAAATGACCTCCACAGCACAATCCGTTAGGAATCCTACAGGTGGCTTTCAGTTTGGTTCTTGCAATAGCGAGGCTTCGTTTGcatttgaaaatgcatttcaaaacACAGATCCTTTTTCACCCTGTGCAGaaaatgttgtttctctctcattttcttctctgcCATCACCTGAAGAGCTTGAGATGAAAACACCACACAGTGGTAATAACCAGTCACCAGCATTAGGAGGTTCTTCAGAGGACACTGGGAAGAAAATATCCCCTCCAAAACTGGCTTTTGTTTTTCCCAGTCCAAATAAGAATAAACCAAGTACGCAAGGCCCAGTCATGACTACattttcaaaatcagaaaatgtaaaggaaaatgaagataattctcCTCTACCTCTTGTT ACTCCTACAGAATCCCAAGATAGTTCTGTCAGCCATCACACACCCAGCATTTGGGTTACTAATGTCAGGGGATCATCACATAATTTGTTGG gtggaaatgcaaaaaaagagaattccCCTCGCAGAATTCAATCTTGGACTGGGGAGCCCACCCCAGCAGCTGAAACAAAGTCAAG GATGAAACAGTATGAAAGAAGAGCACAGTCAGAGTCAGTGTATCCTCCTGAGGAgtcaaatacaaaaagttacacTTTTCATCCATCACCtttttcttcaaatgaaaaaagaGCTCGTTCTTTTgaca CTTCCAATACTACAATGCATATGCTGCATTCACCTTCACCAAATTATTTCGCGACTGAGGATTTATATTACAACCATGATAAAACAGACTATGAGAGAAAACTTGATCGCAAAGAGAGGATTGGCTGGTGTCTAATAATTTTTGGGGTTGCTATACTGATAAGTGCCGTCATTGCTATTCTAGTCATAGAAC TTCCAGCCCATGATTTTGAAGAGGAGGAATTTGAGCCTGACAGTAAATCGTTCTTTGATTACATGGAGAATGTTCAAG AGGATGTGTTGTCAACACTTCGGTAA
- the LOC136834342 gene encoding uncharacterized protein isoform X1: MWNTSPTTSMASGGGGQSPNLEGSDSLQVGRSDVSKSTDRRYNQVVQEYMKKNLLKSDSERSSISPSQVLSLHADKAGPNEGSYVSWECPDTPQSQKFAASKDRGSETGTPLYSFIDDPDPANFHSLDSKMTSTAQSVRNPTGGFQFGSCNSEASFAFENAFQNTDPFSPCAENVVSLSFSSLPSPEELEMKTPHSGNNQSPALGGSSEDTGKKISPPKLAFVFPSPNKNKPSTQGPVMTTFSKSENVKENEDNSPLPLVTPTESQDSSVSHHTPSIWVTNVRGSSHNLLGGNAKKENSPRRIQSWTGEPTPAAETKSRMKQYERRAQSESVYPPEESNTKSYTFHPSPFSSNEKRARSFDTSNTTMHMLHSPSPNYFATEDLYYNHDKTDYERKLDRKERIGWCLIIFGVAILISAVIAILVIELPAHDFEEEEFEPDSKSFFDYMENVQEDVLSTLR; this comes from the exons GAGTGATAGTCTCCAGGTAGGAAGGAGTGATGTATCTAAAAGCACTGATCGTCGTTATAATCAG GTCGTTCAGGAGTACATGAAGAAAAATCTGTTGAAGTCAGACTCTGAACGCAGTAGTATTTCACCATCACAAGTATTGTCACTACATGCCGATAAAGCAGGCCCTAATGAAGGGTCTTATGTAAG TTGGGAATGCCCTGATACTCCTCAGTCCCAGAAATTTGCAGCATCAAAGGACAGAGGTTCAGAAACTGGAACCCCtctctattcatttattgatGACCCAGACCCTGCTAATTTTCATTCTCTGGATTCTAAAATGACCTCCACAGCACAATCCGTTAGGAATCCTACAGGTGGCTTTCAGTTTGGTTCTTGCAATAGCGAGGCTTCGTTTGcatttgaaaatgcatttcaaaacACAGATCCTTTTTCACCCTGTGCAGaaaatgttgtttctctctcattttcttctctgcCATCACCTGAAGAGCTTGAGATGAAAACACCACACAGTGGTAATAACCAGTCACCAGCATTAGGAGGTTCTTCAGAGGACACTGGGAAGAAAATATCCCCTCCAAAACTGGCTTTTGTTTTTCCCAGTCCAAATAAGAATAAACCAAGTACGCAAGGCCCAGTCATGACTACattttcaaaatcagaaaatgtaaaggaaaatgaagataattctcCTCTACCTCTTGTT ACTCCTACAGAATCCCAAGATAGTTCTGTCAGCCATCACACACCCAGCATTTGGGTTACTAATGTCAGGGGATCATCACATAATTTGTTGG gtggaaatgcaaaaaaagagaattccCCTCGCAGAATTCAATCTTGGACTGGGGAGCCCACCCCAGCAGCTGAAACAAAGTCAAG GATGAAACAGTATGAAAGAAGAGCACAGTCAGAGTCAGTGTATCCTCCTGAGGAgtcaaatacaaaaagttacacTTTTCATCCATCACCtttttcttcaaatgaaaaaagaGCTCGTTCTTTTgaca CTTCCAATACTACAATGCATATGCTGCATTCACCTTCACCAAATTATTTCGCGACTGAGGATTTATATTACAACCATGATAAAACAGACTATGAGAGAAAACTTGATCGCAAAGAGAGGATTGGCTGGTGTCTAATAATTTTTGGGGTTGCTATACTGATAAGTGCCGTCATTGCTATTCTAGTCATAGAAC TTCCAGCCCATGATTTTGAAGAGGAGGAATTTGAGCCTGACAGTAAATCGTTCTTTGATTACATGGAGAATGTTCAAG AGGATGTGTTGTCAACACTTCGGTAA